The genomic segment CAAAGATGAGTTTTTCGCTATGACCGCCGAACTACTAGGGCGCGTGGTCCCGGGAGCGCAGGCGGAAATCATCAGTGGTGAGGAGGAAGCGGCGCTTTCCTTCAAAGGTGCCGTCGCTGATCTTCCCCCAGAGGACGGGCCGTTCTGTGTGGTCGACCTCGGGGGAGGCTCCACCGAGTTTGTGGTGGGTTCCCACGGCGGCCCGATCAGTGGCAGTTACTCCGCGCAGATGGGATGCGTCCGGCTCAGTGAACGCATCATGCGTTCCAACCCGGCCACTGCGGAGGAAGTCACTCAGGCCGACGCCTATGTGGCGGAGCAGCTTGCTCGTGTGCGTGCCGACGTCCCGATCGGTTCGACCCGCACGCTCGTGGGCTGCGCCGGTACTTTTACCACGCTATCCGCCCTTGCTCAGGGCTTGGAAACCTACGACTCCCACGCCATCCACGGATCTGTCCTGCGTTTCGACGCTCTCCGTGTACTTACCGCGCAGCTGATCCGGGAATCCTCGGAGCAACTCTCTATCAACCCAGTCATCCACCCAGGTCGCGCTGACGTGATCGCAGGTGGGGCAGTGGTGGTCAACGGCATTATGGCCCTGCTCGCCGAGGAAGCCGATGTGCATA from the Corynebacterium durum genome contains:
- a CDS encoding Ppx/GppA phosphatase family protein, with the translated sequence MTRLAAVDCGTNSIRLLICDSTDGKIKEIHRTMEIVRLGEGVDETGHFSDAALARTANALEGYATIMDIERVNKVRMVATSASRDAANKDEFFAMTAELLGRVVPGAQAEIISGEEEAALSFKGAVADLPPEDGPFCVVDLGGGSTEFVVGSHGGPISGSYSAQMGCVRLSERIMRSNPATAEEVTQADAYVAEQLARVRADVPIGSTRTLVGCAGTFTTLSALAQGLETYDSHAIHGSVLRFDALRVLTAQLIRESSEQLSINPVIHPGRADVIAGGAVVVNGIMALLAEEADVHTMTISEKDILDGIIAELAGE